Sequence from the Fulvivirga ligni genome:
TGTTGCATGACTGGAATAATCTGAACGGAAGGAATAAAGGGAAGTTTAAAGTGTTGATGCATGCAAAAAGCAAGGTCGATGCAAATGAGGTGTTTGATGAGGAAAAGGCTGATCACAGAATATTAAATGCTGCACTGCAACTTCAGCAAGAATCTAAAGACAAAAAGGTAATTCTGGTAAGTAAAGACATTAACCTCAGGTTAAAAGCCAAGTCATTAGGTCTACCTGCTGAGGATTATAATACAGGTAAAGTGAAGAATGTAAGCTCACTTTATTCTGGAAAAAAAATTCACGACAAACTGACTCCAGATAAGATTAATGAGCTTTATGAAAAAGGATCATGCGAGCCTAAAGACGTTTTAGGCAAAGAAAAGCCTTTAAAAAACAGCTACTACATTTTAAAGAGTGGTAAGAAGTCTATTTTATCGTACTACAATGCGATTACTGATAGAATAGAACATGTAGAAAAGCGGTCAGCATATGGCATAAAGCCAAGAAATGCAGAGCAGACTTTTGCTATTCATGCCATATTAAACCCTGAGATAAAGCTAGTTACCATGCAAGGTGTAGCGGGTACAGGTAAAACGTTAATTGCACTGGCCGCCGCGTTGGAGCAAAAGAGAAGCTTTAAGCAAATCTATCTGGCCAGGCCAATCGTACCTTTAAGTAATAAAGATATTGGATACCTTCCTGGTGACATTAAGTCTAAGCTCAACCCGTACATGGAGCCACTTTGGGATAACCTAAAGTTCATCCAGAATCAGTATCACGAGTCAGATAAGGAATATTCCAAGCTTACTGAAATGGTAAATCAGGAAAAGCTGGTGATAACACCTTTGGCTTATATCAGAGGTCGTAGTTTATCTAACATTTGCTTTATAGTAGATGAGGCTCAAAACCTTACTCCACATGAGGTAAAAACTATTATTACCAGAGCTGGTGAGAACACCAAGATTATTTTTACCGGAGATATTTATCAGATAGACACCCCTTACCTCGATTCGCAGAGTAATGGCCTTTCTTATCTGATAGACCGAGTGAAGGATCATGAACTGTATGCCCATATAACCCTTGAAAAAGGTGAGAGATCCGAACTGGCTAACTTGGCTAACGAGTTGCTTTAACAATTTGATAGCCTTGCCGGTTTTATAGGATCAATTTTATTCAATATATTGGCGACATGAAGATTAATCTACACCATTGGCTGCTGATGCTATTGCTAGCAGCAGCCACCAGTTGTACCAAGCAACCTAAAGAGGAGACTACGGAAGAAGAGCCACAAGAGGAAAAAATCACTTCTCTGGAATATACTTTTAACGATTATACCAAGCAGTATGGTCAGTGCGATACGGATACATCCATCTATTGTACACGCATTGAGCTCAATTACCCTGAATTTGATACTGATAAGCATCCATCGCAGGCCACTGCTATTAATGAGCAAATAGAGTCTTATGTGCTTAATCAGTTTTTCCCTGATTCAGTGGAAAATAAATCTATCGCCATGTTTGTAGAAGGCTTTATAGCGGATTACAAAGAGGTGAAAGAGGCTTTCGGAGAAGCTTTTGGCTGGTATGCTAAAATCAATGGGAAAGTACTTAGAAACGACTCTGTTTCAGTAACAGTAGAGCTCACCGCAGACATTTATACCGGTGGCGCTCACGGAAGCTTTGACATGCATTATCTAAACTTTGATCCTGCTACTGGTGATCTGATTGATTTTGAATCACTGTTTAAGCCCGGATTTGATGCCAAGCTGAACCAAATAGTAGAGCAGAAATTCAGAGAAACTTATAAAATAGAACCTGGCACTGACTTAAGTGACGAAGGCTATGAGTTTGAAGATGGTGTTTATTACAACCTGAACAATTTTGCTCTATTAGATAAAGGAATCAAATTTTACTATAACAGCTATGAAATTGCTCCATATGCCAAAGGTCCATCAGAGGTATTTGTAAGCTATGAAGAGCTAAAAGATTTACTTAAACACCCTGAAGCTGAAACAGTTGCAGAAGTTTTATAATATAGAAAACGCCTCATTATATGGCTTTTGAGCATTTAATGAGGTGTTTTTATATTT
This genomic interval carries:
- a CDS encoding PhoH family protein, with amino-acid sequence MAKAQTKEKKIFVLDTSVIIYEHNSIMNFEEHDVGIPITVLEELDQFKKGNDTKNFEAREFTRLLDKLAQGQMLHDWNNLNGRNKGKFKVLMHAKSKVDANEVFDEEKADHRILNAALQLQQESKDKKVILVSKDINLRLKAKSLGLPAEDYNTGKVKNVSSLYSGKKIHDKLTPDKINELYEKGSCEPKDVLGKEKPLKNSYYILKSGKKSILSYYNAITDRIEHVEKRSAYGIKPRNAEQTFAIHAILNPEIKLVTMQGVAGTGKTLIALAAALEQKRSFKQIYLARPIVPLSNKDIGYLPGDIKSKLNPYMEPLWDNLKFIQNQYHESDKEYSKLTEMVNQEKLVITPLAYIRGRSLSNICFIVDEAQNLTPHEVKTIITRAGENTKIIFTGDIYQIDTPYLDSQSNGLSYLIDRVKDHELYAHITLEKGERSELANLANELL
- a CDS encoding DUF3298 and DUF4163 domain-containing protein, which gives rise to MKINLHHWLLMLLLAAATSCTKQPKEETTEEEPQEEKITSLEYTFNDYTKQYGQCDTDTSIYCTRIELNYPEFDTDKHPSQATAINEQIESYVLNQFFPDSVENKSIAMFVEGFIADYKEVKEAFGEAFGWYAKINGKVLRNDSVSVTVELTADIYTGGAHGSFDMHYLNFDPATGDLIDFESLFKPGFDAKLNQIVEQKFRETYKIEPGTDLSDEGYEFEDGVYYNLNNFALLDKGIKFYYNSYEIAPYAKGPSEVFVSYEELKDLLKHPEAETVAEVL